One part of the Candidatus Mancarchaeum acidiphilum genome encodes these proteins:
- a CDS encoding RNA-guided endonuclease InsQ/TnpB family protein, giving the protein MKTAYKYRAYPSKEQKGTLNRQMYLSKELYNLLLEKSKSYYNETGKTLTEFRMNVWITKLKKEKPEFAEIHSQVLQNISKRVSDAYKHFFLRCKEKKQGKKVKAGFPRYKKFVSSLTYPQTNGFKIEKKKVELSKIGRINFVNHRNIEGGIKTLNIKKTKSQEWYITIAVEKEDKPFISNGKPKVGIDLGIMQYAALSENTILQNAKITKHQRKHSRVLQQNISRKEKGSSNRRKAVTRFARYSEHISRIRLDCIHKLSNELVNSYSFIAYEDLEINNMVKNHRYAKSISESSWGNFTQLLQYKAESAGCVAMKVNPQYTSMTCSKCGNVQSISISQRTFVCEKCGMSMDRDVNAAQNILKRALNSISPTTEGHSGSQACRDDIRPSARGAVAYEAGTIWVAS; this is encoded by the coding sequence ATGAAAACTGCATACAAATATCGTGCATATCCTTCAAAGGAACAGAAGGGAACTCTGAATAGACAGATGTATCTTTCAAAGGAACTATACAACCTGCTTCTTGAAAAGTCAAAGTCATACTATAATGAGACAGGAAAAACCTTAACGGAATTCAGGATGAACGTTTGGATAACCAAATTAAAGAAGGAAAAACCGGAATTTGCGGAAATCCATTCTCAGGTGCTTCAGAATATCTCAAAAAGGGTGTCAGATGCATACAAACATTTTTTCTTGAGGTGCAAGGAGAAGAAGCAAGGAAAGAAGGTAAAGGCGGGATTTCCAAGATACAAGAAGTTCGTATCATCTTTGACATATCCTCAAACCAATGGCTTCAAGATAGAGAAGAAGAAGGTTGAACTTTCAAAAATAGGGAGGATAAATTTCGTGAACCACAGAAATATTGAAGGAGGAATAAAAACATTAAATATAAAGAAGACAAAATCACAGGAATGGTACATCACGATTGCTGTTGAAAAGGAGGACAAGCCATTCATTTCAAACGGTAAACCGAAGGTTGGTATTGATTTAGGAATAATGCAATATGCCGCGCTTTCGGAAAATACAATACTCCAAAACGCAAAGATAACAAAACACCAGAGGAAACATTCAAGAGTCCTTCAACAAAACATATCGAGGAAAGAGAAGGGATCATCCAACAGAAGAAAGGCAGTGACAAGATTTGCAAGATACTCAGAGCATATTTCAAGGATAAGATTGGATTGCATACACAAGCTTTCAAATGAATTGGTGAATTCTTATTCATTCATTGCATACGAAGATTTAGAGATAAACAATATGGTGAAGAACCACAGATACGCAAAATCGATAAGTGAATCTTCTTGGGGAAATTTCACACAATTGCTGCAATACAAGGCTGAAAGCGCTGGTTGCGTGGCAATGAAAGTGAATCCTCAATACACATCAATGACATGCAGCAAATGTGGCAATGTGCAAAGCATATCGATATCCCAAAGAACATTCGTCTGCGAAAAGTGCGGGATGTCAATGGACAGGGATGTGAATGCGGCACAGAATATACTAAAGAGAGCTTTGAACTCCATCAGTCCAACTACCGAAGGGCATTCGGGAAGTCAAGCCTGCAGAGACGACATAAGACCTTCCGCAAGGGGGGCAGTTGCCTATGAAGCAGGAACTATATGGGTGGCATCATGA
- the merA gene encoding mercury(II) reductase produces the protein MTTNHNHLGSPHCLQVGGCHDYIIIGQGAAAFSAAIEANSLGARTLMIGKNETEGSLLGGTCVNVGCVPSKRLITVGEFIDDVRKSRYYGVDADAIVDYSKVVAEKDKLVSGMRSKKYKEVLDKLANVDFVDGFGSLGDSHTVIANGKEYHSNHILIATGARAYIPSIKGLESINPLTNEEALSLKDLPRSLIIIGGRAMGLEFAQMFSHFGSKVTVLQRSGTIIPGWEPVLISKLANYLKDDGISVNTNTAINEVGKDGGEEFVKASVNGKEAIFKAERIMFATGRQPNVEKLNLGAIGLKTDEKGFIQINSKMETNVPGIYAAGDVTGEPMLETLAGKEGKIATDNMFTRNTKEIDLNEVPQAIFTMPEAAMVGLTDDQAHGKGIKCSCNSIPFSMIPKASIIGDERGVIKVVIDYATKRILGVSILSRNAADLIAEATLAVKFKLTIDDIIDTVHVFPTLSEAFKLASQNFYQDISNMSCCTA, from the coding sequence ATGACGACAAATCATAACCACCTTGGAAGCCCACACTGTTTACAGGTGGGAGGATGTCACGATTACATAATAATAGGGCAAGGAGCTGCTGCATTCTCCGCCGCCATAGAAGCCAATTCATTAGGGGCAAGGACATTGATGATTGGCAAGAACGAGACGGAAGGATCGCTCCTCGGTGGCACTTGCGTCAATGTTGGGTGCGTGCCAAGCAAGAGGCTTATCACGGTGGGGGAGTTCATCGATGATGTAAGGAAATCCAGATATTACGGCGTTGATGCAGATGCAATCGTGGATTACTCAAAAGTGGTAGCGGAAAAGGACAAGCTTGTAAGCGGGATGAGATCCAAAAAGTACAAGGAGGTACTGGACAAGCTTGCCAATGTTGATTTCGTAGATGGATTCGGTTCGTTAGGGGACTCTCATACCGTAATCGCCAATGGCAAGGAATACCATTCCAACCATATACTTATAGCAACTGGAGCAAGGGCTTACATCCCGAGTATAAAAGGATTGGAAAGCATAAATCCACTGACCAACGAAGAAGCTCTTTCATTGAAAGACCTTCCCAGATCATTGATAATAATAGGGGGCAGGGCGATGGGGCTTGAATTCGCGCAGATGTTTTCGCATTTTGGCTCAAAGGTCACGGTCCTGCAGAGAAGCGGCACCATAATACCTGGATGGGAGCCCGTGCTGATAAGCAAGCTTGCCAATTATTTGAAGGATGACGGCATATCGGTAAACACCAATACTGCGATAAACGAAGTTGGGAAAGATGGCGGTGAAGAGTTTGTCAAGGCATCGGTAAACGGCAAGGAGGCAATATTCAAGGCCGAACGCATAATGTTTGCAACAGGAAGGCAGCCGAATGTAGAAAAGCTAAACTTGGGCGCAATCGGCTTGAAGACCGATGAAAAAGGGTTCATACAAATAAACAGCAAAATGGAAACAAACGTGCCCGGGATATATGCGGCAGGCGATGTTACAGGAGAGCCAATGCTAGAGACTCTCGCAGGCAAAGAAGGTAAGATAGCGACGGACAACATGTTCACAAGGAATACCAAAGAGATAGATCTTAATGAAGTGCCACAGGCGATCTTCACGATGCCAGAGGCAGCGATGGTCGGATTGACAGATGACCAGGCACACGGGAAGGGGATAAAGTGCAGCTGCAATTCAATACCTTTTTCGATGATCCCCAAGGCCTCGATAATCGGGGATGAGAGAGGTGTCATAAAGGTTGTAATAGACTATGCAACCAAGCGCATATTAGGAGTCAGCATACTTTCTAGGAATGCGGCGGACTTAATAGCCGAAGCCACTTTGGCGGTGAAGTTCAAGCTTACAATAGATGACATCATAGATACGGTGCACGTGTTTCCGACACTGAGCGAAGCGTTCAAGCTCGCATCGCAGAACTTCTACCAGGATATATCGAATATGAGCTGCTGCACAGCATAA
- a CDS encoding peroxiredoxin family protein, with translation MKKVKTLYKLMAIVVIIAAAVLLYMYSAGTFSHKVSAEILSAGEKAPNESFTLLNGSTVNIGNYRGKPILVWLMTTWCSSCAQSTSTIANNMTFFKDHNVTVFEIENYEDLGQSGMAIGPFIDYYAHNSTGADMIKGGISSKGLTFTYNPKGYLDIYYLIAPNGTIYYINGSPVITMNDLKQEVTRLES, from the coding sequence ATGAAAAAGGTAAAAACTTTGTATAAACTAATGGCAATCGTGGTGATAATTGCGGCGGCCGTACTGCTGTACATGTATTCGGCAGGCACGTTTTCGCATAAAGTGTCCGCGGAAATCCTTTCCGCCGGAGAAAAGGCCCCAAATGAAAGCTTCACTCTGCTGAATGGGTCAACCGTGAATATAGGCAATTACCGAGGTAAGCCAATACTTGTCTGGCTTATGACCACTTGGTGCAGCTCCTGCGCCCAAAGCACATCGACAATAGCGAATAATATGACCTTCTTCAAAGACCACAATGTAACAGTCTTTGAAATTGAAAATTACGAGGATCTTGGCCAAAGCGGCATGGCAATAGGCCCGTTTATAGATTATTATGCGCATAATTCGACAGGAGCGGATATGATAAAAGGAGGAATATCGTCAAAAGGGCTTACATTCACTTACAACCCTAAAGGATATCTTGACATATACTACCTCATAGCCCCAAACGGAACAATCTATTATATAAATGGGAGCCCGGTGATAACGATGAATGATTTGAAGCAGGAGGTAACAAGGCTGGAGAGCTGA
- a CDS encoding GNAT family N-acetyltransferase has translation MYFEPTSFKLKDGREAEITDIKPEYREDMINNYFSYFDEVEKGESAYGSDIGILLSYTKESYEDEVEWFNKKLKKVESDEQIARVAIVDGHPVGLIDIRKGGLGRKHIGELGIAIRKDYRGLGVGKALMEDALRLAKGWVKIATLALFEGNKSAYTLYKKLGFEEYGRLEDAMELRNKSLTEILMFKKL, from the coding sequence ATGTATTTTGAACCGACAAGCTTCAAATTGAAGGATGGAAGGGAGGCAGAGATAACAGACATAAAACCGGAGTACCGAGAAGATATGATAAACAATTATTTCTCTTACTTTGATGAAGTCGAAAAAGGTGAAAGCGCATACGGCTCCGATATAGGCATACTACTGTCCTATACCAAGGAGAGCTATGAGGATGAGGTTGAATGGTTCAACAAGAAGCTCAAGAAAGTCGAAAGCGACGAGCAGATCGCGAGAGTGGCAATAGTTGACGGCCACCCTGTTGGGTTGATTGACATAAGAAAGGGAGGGCTTGGGAGGAAGCATATCGGCGAGCTTGGAATCGCAATAAGAAAGGACTACAGAGGGCTTGGAGTGGGCAAGGCCCTGATGGAAGACGCTCTGAGGCTTGCCAAAGGCTGGGTAAAGATAGCAACCCTTGCGTTATTCGAAGGCAATAAATCTGCATATACCCTTTACAAAAAGCTTGGGTTTGAGGAATACGGAAGGCTGGAGGATGCAATGGAGCTGAGGAACAAAAGCCTTACCGAGATATTGATGTTCAAAAAGCTGTAA
- a CDS encoding dihydrolipoyl dehydrogenase encodes MEKADVLVIGGGGAGYPAAFRLAESGYNVIMADPKGKLGGNCLYMGCIPSKTVREMAQLKERTERVLKQKISIDYSLIQDHKDYVQETRFLQHSNDLKNFKNIRFIAEKAVLKDSNHALIGDNEVEAKYIIIGTGTTPNKVEFPGSEYCITSDDLFTYKSSIRSLPSEIAIIGGGYIALEVATMYTILGSKVHMLVRGGNLLGRVEPYLVSGLNDNMDKGIDIQMNSPLENVEEKEGRKVVHYSDGQGNKKWLAADMVLLATGRKPVLPEGIEKAGVEIDGRGFVKVNESMKTNIQNIYATGDVNGKSPYFHSAVRQSIVAANNIMANGKPIDYFDSDAVPITIFTFPPISYVGITPITAKARGIDYLEGIYKFKNDAKAQMYDELPGEIRIFFEKGSLRAIGAWVIGIDSPSLINELGIAVANGLGARQIADYADQHPTTNEGISAAARSIL; translated from the coding sequence ATGGAGAAAGCAGATGTTCTTGTAATCGGTGGAGGAGGTGCCGGCTATCCTGCCGCTTTTAGGCTAGCCGAGTCAGGGTATAATGTGATAATGGCAGACCCAAAAGGCAAGCTTGGCGGAAACTGCCTTTACATGGGGTGCATACCTTCAAAAACAGTAAGGGAGATGGCGCAGCTTAAGGAAAGGACGGAGAGAGTCTTAAAGCAGAAGATAAGCATCGACTATTCCCTTATACAGGACCATAAAGATTATGTGCAGGAGACGCGTTTCTTGCAGCATTCCAATGACTTGAAGAATTTTAAGAACATAAGGTTCATAGCGGAAAAGGCCGTATTGAAAGATTCGAACCATGCATTGATAGGAGACAACGAAGTCGAAGCAAAATACATTATAATAGGGACAGGCACCACACCAAACAAGGTAGAATTTCCAGGATCAGAATACTGTATAACAAGCGATGACCTGTTCACTTACAAATCAAGTATAAGATCACTGCCATCTGAAATAGCGATAATAGGCGGAGGATATATTGCATTGGAGGTTGCAACAATGTACACTATACTGGGATCAAAAGTGCATATGTTGGTAAGGGGTGGAAATCTATTGGGCAGGGTTGAGCCTTATTTGGTTTCGGGCCTGAATGACAACATGGACAAAGGTATAGACATACAGATGAATTCGCCTCTTGAGAACGTGGAAGAAAAGGAGGGCAGGAAGGTAGTGCATTACTCCGACGGCCAAGGCAACAAGAAGTGGCTTGCTGCTGATATGGTGCTATTGGCAACAGGAAGAAAGCCCGTGCTTCCAGAGGGAATAGAAAAAGCGGGAGTGGAGATTGATGGAAGAGGATTTGTGAAGGTAAACGAATCTATGAAAACCAATATCCAAAACATCTATGCAACAGGGGATGTCAATGGAAAGTCGCCGTATTTCCATTCGGCTGTAAGGCAATCGATAGTTGCTGCCAACAATATAATGGCAAACGGGAAGCCTATCGATTATTTTGATTCAGATGCGGTACCTATTACAATATTCACATTCCCTCCAATATCATATGTGGGAATTACGCCAATCACGGCAAAGGCAAGAGGGATAGATTATCTTGAAGGAATCTATAAGTTCAAGAATGACGCAAAAGCGCAGATGTACGATGAGTTGCCGGGAGAGATAAGGATATTCTTTGAAAAAGGATCATTGAGGGCTATAGGAGCATGGGTCATAGGGATAGACTCGCCATCATTGATAAACGAATTGGGGATTGCCGTTGCAAACGGATTGGGCGCAAGGCAGATCGCGGATTACGCGGACCAGCACCCAACAACAAACGAGGGCATATCTGCTGCGGCAAGGTCAATACTGTAA
- a CDS encoding ribose-phosphate pyrophosphokinase-like domain-containing protein encodes MKILSLPSSIGLASKIAKNIGCGVADYKLTRFPDNEIYTKIDTPLDGEDVVVIGNTNTDSDIMSYLFLLDAAKEQNPKRLIALMPYFGYARQHRVYNRG; translated from the coding sequence ATGAAAATTTTGTCACTGCCCTCTTCAATAGGGCTTGCTTCTAAAATTGCAAAAAATATAGGCTGTGGCGTGGCTGATTATAAATTGACAAGATTTCCGGACAATGAGATCTACACCAAGATAGATACGCCACTTGATGGAGAAGACGTTGTAGTTATCGGGAATACCAACACCGATTCCGATATAATGTCTTATTTATTCCTGCTTGATGCGGCAAAAGAGCAGAACCCGAAGAGATTAATTGCATTAATGCCATATTTTGGATACGCAAGGCAGCACAGGGTTTACAATAGAGGGTAG
- the prs gene encoding ribose-phosphate diphosphokinase: MASKVMAQSIANSADMMAAIELHDEQTLSYVSKPFANLKIKNPIYNFFKGKSIDYVISPDDGGYSRSLDMANLLGRKAYYIDKKRMDANTVEMRLPEVEFEDKNILLLDDMISTGNTMVSAIDLISDKGAGSIYCCAIHGIFAGESDRRIKEKADGLVVTDTIQSEYSKLSVAEDVIAYLRSIGI, translated from the coding sequence ATCGCGTCAAAGGTGATGGCACAGTCTATAGCGAACTCAGCGGACATGATGGCTGCGATAGAGCTCCATGATGAGCAGACTTTGAGCTATGTCTCCAAGCCCTTTGCAAACCTTAAGATAAAAAACCCAATATATAATTTCTTCAAAGGCAAATCCATTGACTACGTAATATCCCCGGATGACGGCGGCTATTCCAGATCTCTTGACATGGCAAACCTTTTGGGGCGCAAGGCCTACTACATAGACAAAAAAAGGATGGATGCAAATACCGTGGAAATGAGACTGCCGGAAGTTGAATTCGAGGATAAGAACATACTTCTATTGGATGACATGATATCAACAGGAAATACGATGGTTAGCGCTATAGACCTGATTTCGGACAAAGGAGCGGGCAGCATATACTGCTGTGCCATCCATGGGATATTTGCGGGAGAAAGCGATAGGAGGATAAAGGAAAAGGCGGACGGGCTTGTTGTCACAGATACGATACAGAGTGAGTACAGCAAGCTTTCAGTAGCCGAAGATGTAATTGCATACCTCAGGTCCATTGGCATTTAA
- a CDS encoding DUF4143 domain-containing protein, with the protein MKAPRKLYVTDTGIACAVNFKSKEDKGRLMENVVAVELMRRIKYWNNNYSLYYWKDASDLEVDFLLRKDGKTDSLIQVTYASSIDEIKERETNSLVKASTEQNCKNLIIITWDIEDKISIKGKKIKLVPIWKWLTEDHKSVDFST; encoded by the coding sequence ATGAAAGCGCCAAGGAAATTATATGTTACAGATACTGGAATAGCATGTGCTGTAAATTTCAAGAGCAAGGAGGACAAAGGAAGGTTGATGGAAAATGTAGTCGCTGTTGAATTGATGAGGAGAATCAAGTATTGGAATAATAATTATTCATTGTATTATTGGAAGGATGCTTCAGATTTGGAAGTTGATTTCTTGCTTAGAAAAGATGGCAAGACAGATTCTTTGATACAGGTAACTTATGCTTCATCAATTGATGAGATTAAGGAAAGGGAAACCAATTCTTTGGTAAAAGCAAGCACCGAGCAGAATTGTAAAAATTTAATAATAATAACCTGGGATATAGAGGATAAGATAAGCATAAAAGGTAAAAAAATAAAGCTGGTCCCTATATGGAAGTGGCTTACGGAGGACCACAAAAGCGTTGATTTCAGCACTTAA
- a CDS encoding carboxymuconolactone decarboxylase family protein, translating into MDANEKLKEVNRVVKELGADQPNVQAGFMKLLTSSESDGKLPTKVKELISLALAINVKCEWCIAYHMNNYLKAGATKDEIMETASVAILMGGAPSLMYLNPVLDAFEQLGGDQQQ; encoded by the coding sequence ATGGATGCAAATGAAAAGTTGAAGGAGGTCAACAGGGTAGTCAAGGAATTGGGCGCGGACCAGCCAAATGTGCAGGCAGGATTTATGAAGCTTTTAACTTCTTCGGAATCGGATGGGAAGCTCCCCACTAAGGTAAAGGAACTGATAAGCTTGGCTCTGGCTATCAATGTCAAATGCGAATGGTGCATAGCGTACCATATGAACAACTACCTTAAGGCAGGTGCAACAAAGGATGAGATAATGGAAACTGCGAGCGTTGCAATACTTATGGGAGGTGCGCCATCACTGATGTACTTGAACCCTGTGCTTGACGCTTTTGAACAGCTGGGAGGGGATCAACAGCAGTAA
- the sufU gene encoding Fe-S cluster assembly sulfur transfer protein SufU, which translates to MSTNLYAEEIISNYEHPHNKGKMEDADASFEEHNPVCGDDIKVYLKISEAKVDDAKFDGEGCSISTAGASMLTDYVKGKSIEELSGMGVKDMIDLLGIEPGPARLHCATISLKALKEAIFLYEHKEPDENTKDL; encoded by the coding sequence ATGTCTACAAATCTTTATGCAGAGGAAATAATATCGAATTATGAACACCCCCACAACAAGGGCAAAATGGAAGATGCGGATGCGAGCTTTGAAGAGCACAATCCGGTATGCGGAGACGACATCAAAGTATACTTGAAGATTTCGGAGGCCAAGGTCGACGATGCAAAGTTCGATGGTGAGGGATGCTCGATAAGCACAGCAGGGGCAAGCATGCTCACGGATTACGTAAAGGGTAAGAGCATAGAGGAGCTGAGCGGGATGGGGGTAAAGGACATGATTGACCTGCTTGGAATAGAACCAGGCCCTGCGAGGCTACATTGCGCCACGATATCATTGAAAGCTCTCAAGGAAGCAATATTCTTGTACGAGCATAAGGAGCCGGATGAAAATACAAAGGATCTTTGA